A window of the Bufo gargarizans isolate SCDJY-AF-19 chromosome 1, ASM1485885v1, whole genome shotgun sequence genome harbors these coding sequences:
- the LOC122937874 gene encoding izumo sperm-egg fusion protein 1-like: MRTVSNVFFLLHSSGADSCGLMVQTYTNCKTCSEEKVVCAGGPPKNQDYLERCSCLCTSNRCFDLKTGRSCSPCKDHKSHLAETVNCGEINIKIPEYEELILDCTFEWYARLEETYNNVFTLHREHNPKITREPYLVIKGVQMGDSGRYTCTTILDSEVPVSKITYNVAVISGSEQATKKYHPRPTLPDVLDITAPEPPLLEELRNNNASLIAISVAGSVTIMLIAGICICMFWRKMKSREPLEKEPV, translated from the exons ATGAGAACGGTCAGtaatgtcttctttcttctccatTCCTCAGGTGCAGACAGCTGTG GATTAATGGTGCAAACCTACACCAACTGTAAGACCTGCTCCGAGGAGAAGGTTGTCTGCGCCGGGGGCCCTCCAAAAAATCAAG ACTACTTGGAGAGATGCAGCTGCCTATGCACCTCCAACAGATGTTTCG ATCTGAAAACTGGACGGTCCTGCTCTCCATGTAAAGATCACAAGTCTCACCTGGCAGAGACTGTAAACTGTGGAG AGataaatataaaaatcccagaatATGAAGAACTAATTCTGGACTGTACTTTTGAATGGTACGCGAGGCTGGAGGAAACCTATAACAACGTGTTCACCCTG CATCGTGAACACAATCCCAAAATCACCCGGGAGCCCTATCTAGTGATCAAGGGCGTACAGATGGGGGACTCCGGACGGTACACGTGTACCACCATCCTGGACTCTGAGGTGCCAGTGAGTAAGATCACCTATAACGTGGCAG TTATCAGCGGATCGGAACAGGCGACAAAAAAATACCATCCTCGCCCTACACTTCCTGATGTGCTTGACATCACAGCGCCTGAGCCGCCACTTCTAGAGGAGCTACGGAACAACAATGCTTCCCTCATAGCAATATCTGTGGCCGGCTCCGTCACCATCATGCTGATCGCTGGCATATG CATCTGCATGTTCTGGAGGAAAATGAAATCTAGAGAGCCTCTGGAAAAAGAGCCAGTGTGA